A genome region from Labrus mixtus chromosome 9, fLabMix1.1, whole genome shotgun sequence includes the following:
- the LOC132980410 gene encoding uncharacterized protein LOC132980410 isoform X1: protein MLITMLTAMYMMVRVVESIGTRFSRQPDPLPYLVSQPLPWQVHSVSHSRRSSKAEEFEGLRRNSIGVYRKNYVSMAFASASLAVPCFLSCSDSNPSNGTYAVPPLPPLSPVEVEKAANTIQTHFRKFQQKKQKNGK, encoded by the exons ATGTTGATCACCATGCTTACAGCCATGTACATGATGGTCAGAGTCGTAGAATCG ATAGGGACACGATTCTCACGGCAACCAGACCCTTTGCCTTACTTGGTGTCCCAGCCTTTGCCTTGGCAGGTTCACTCAGTGTCCCACAGCCGGAGGAGCAGCAAAGCAGAGGAG TTTGAAGGGCTCAGGAGGAACAGCATAGGCGTGTATAGAAAGA ACTATGTCTCCATGGCTTTTGCATCTGCCTCTCTGGCTGTCCCCTGTTTCCTGTCGTGCTCAGACTCCAACCCCAGCAATGGGACGTACGCCGTgccccctcttcctccactcAGCCCTGTTGAAGTGGAGAAGGCCGCCAACACCATCCAGACCCACTTCAGGAAGTTCCaacagaagaagcagaagaatgGCAAATAA
- the LOC132980410 gene encoding uncharacterized protein LOC132980410 isoform X2: MLITMLTAMYMMVRVVESIGTRFSRQPDPLPYLVSQPLPWQVHSVSHSRRSSKAEEFEGLRRNSIGVYRKNSNPSNGTYAVPPLPPLSPVEVEKAANTIQTHFRKFQQKKQKNGK, encoded by the exons ATGTTGATCACCATGCTTACAGCCATGTACATGATGGTCAGAGTCGTAGAATCG ATAGGGACACGATTCTCACGGCAACCAGACCCTTTGCCTTACTTGGTGTCCCAGCCTTTGCCTTGGCAGGTTCACTCAGTGTCCCACAGCCGGAGGAGCAGCAAAGCAGAGGAG TTTGAAGGGCTCAGGAGGAACAGCATAGGCGTGTATAGAAAGA ACTCCAACCCCAGCAATGGGACGTACGCCGTgccccctcttcctccactcAGCCCTGTTGAAGTGGAGAAGGCCGCCAACACCATCCAGACCCACTTCAGGAAGTTCCaacagaagaagcagaagaatgGCAAATAA